The following is a genomic window from Methanoculleus thermophilus.
TGCTCCAGCAGGGAGTTGCCCCGGGATTTATCCCCCTGACCCGACAGGAACTCGAGGCGGCAGCAGCGCCGCTTGGCCGCAAAGTTCGGATACGGACCCGGGAGGATGGCGAGGTCGAGTACGACCCGGAGCGGTAGGTGTTCTCGCGATGCACCAGGTCCGGTTTTGTCGATGCAGCGCTGACGTTAAGCATAATAGCGTCGGGAACGCACGGTTATGGAGACGCTCGTGGCGGCTGCCCGGACCTCGCATTACGGGGATCGGGCGGCCGGCTACACCAGGATTCTGCAGCCGGTCTCTCGCCGGCACGGCCTGCTGTTCTGGATAGAGTATAATAGGTGGAGAAGTCCTGATGAAGGTCATTGGAATTGTTGGTATGCCGGCAAGCGGGAAGGGGGAGGTATCAAGGGTCGCCAGGGATCTCGGGATCCCGGTTGTGGTTATGGGCGACGCGATACGGGAGCAGGTGAGAGCGGCCGGTCTCCCCCTGACGGATGCTAACTGTGGCGCGATCGCCGGGAAGTTGCGCGCAGATCTCGGTATGGACGCCATCGCCCGGATCACCATCCCGATCATCGAGGAGACGGGTGCGCCTGTTGTCCTGGTGGACGGTATTCGGGGAGACTATGAAGTAGCGACGTTCAAAGAGCACTTCCCCGAATTCACACTGATCGGGATCGTCTCGTCGTTTGAGACCCGTTACCGGAGGCTCGCAGAGCGGGGGCGATCCGATGATTTCCTCACCGTTGAAGAACTCCATCTTCGCGACGAGCGGGAGCTTGGGTGGGG
Proteins encoded in this region:
- a CDS encoding dephospho-CoA kinase, producing MKVIGIVGMPASGKGEVSRVARDLGIPVVVMGDAIREQVRAAGLPLTDANCGAIAGKLRADLGMDAIARITIPIIEETGAPVVLVDGIRGDYEVATFKEHFPEFTLIGIVSSFETRYRRLAERGRSDDFLTVEELHLRDERELGWGLGRALEEADCLITNEGTLEEFTAEVRALLCRLGGIGE